In one window of Legionella fallonii LLAP-10 DNA:
- the flgA gene encoding flagellar basal body P-ring formation chaperone FlgA, protein MKFVINPLFKFSMAREEQKTMLSRNRLCEQHQQTLSAVATHWKKYIIILTLLLTQQSNAQTTIRFQPNITPNVHYLGDVLLITHDKNNLAKLPLDSTPITGQQITKKQIMSWIKNKKGHFSYQWRGKKNAVVKQRIKTSGIDLLSKAQTELKNQLQAQDYSRIELISKTKLKGSAVPLSAFKAKISGQYPSAKRVCVRLNYNKRSIPIWFTVKAYKKVLVAKHKIKHHTALHADDFIIKERNIAGLKALPYSQLPSAMWLQKTINADQILTAKQLIATPAVTKGQKIQIKVVNRGISLTTEAIAQHDGYIGQTVRMKNVQTNKFFRAVVTSSNQAEISS, encoded by the coding sequence ATGAAATTCGTGATTAACCCTTTGTTCAAATTCTCTATGGCCAGGGAAGAACAAAAAACAATGCTGAGCCGAAACAGATTGTGCGAGCAACATCAGCAGACATTAAGTGCCGTAGCAACTCATTGGAAGAAATATATTATCATTCTTACATTGCTGTTAACTCAGCAAAGCAACGCACAAACCACCATAAGGTTTCAACCTAATATCACCCCCAATGTGCACTATTTGGGGGATGTGCTGTTGATTACTCATGATAAAAATAATTTAGCAAAGCTCCCTTTAGACAGTACTCCCATCACGGGTCAGCAAATCACCAAAAAACAAATAATGAGCTGGATAAAAAATAAAAAAGGTCATTTTAGTTATCAATGGAGAGGGAAAAAAAATGCTGTAGTCAAACAGCGAATAAAAACCTCTGGAATAGACTTACTGAGCAAAGCCCAAACAGAATTAAAAAATCAATTGCAAGCACAGGATTACAGTCGTATTGAGTTAATTAGCAAAACAAAATTAAAAGGTAGTGCTGTCCCATTATCTGCTTTTAAGGCAAAAATCTCTGGGCAATACCCTAGCGCTAAAAGAGTCTGCGTTCGTCTCAATTATAATAAGCGCTCTATTCCTATTTGGTTTACGGTAAAAGCTTATAAAAAAGTGTTAGTTGCTAAGCATAAAATAAAACATCATACCGCACTCCATGCTGATGATTTCATTATAAAAGAACGCAATATAGCCGGCTTAAAAGCACTCCCCTACAGCCAATTACCTTCAGCGATGTGGTTGCAAAAAACAATTAACGCGGATCAAATTCTCACCGCGAAACAGTTGATAGCAACTCCTGCGGTCACCAAAGGACAAAAAATACAAATTAAAGTAGTCAATCGTGGAATTTCTTTAACCACTGAAGCCATTGCGCAACATGACGGCTATATAGGACAAACTGTTAGGATGAAAAATGTCCAAACCAACAAATTTTTCAGAGCCGTAGTGACTTCCTCCAATCAAGCGGAGATATCCTCATGA
- the flgC gene encoding flagellar basal body rod protein FlgC has translation MKYDQIYAIAMQAMNAEKLRVDVVANNIANQHSIQSTDGSLFQATQVVTTAKPFSDFLDGKADLGGIDSVELATQNLPPNKVYQPDHPSADKQGYVSYPGINTIDEMTTLLRASRAYEANIKIINTAHSLYLQALSIGEER, from the coding sequence ATGAAGTACGATCAAATATATGCTATAGCGATGCAGGCTATGAATGCAGAAAAACTGCGCGTCGATGTAGTTGCCAATAATATTGCCAATCAGCATTCCATTCAAAGTACTGATGGCAGCCTATTCCAAGCGACTCAAGTGGTCACAACAGCTAAACCTTTTTCAGATTTTTTGGACGGAAAAGCAGACCTTGGTGGCATAGATTCAGTAGAACTCGCTACGCAAAACCTTCCTCCCAATAAAGTATATCAACCCGATCATCCATCGGCAGATAAGCAAGGTTATGTCAGTTATCCTGGCATTAACACGATTGATGAAATGACTACTCTTTTAAGAGCATCACGAGCCTATGAAGCCAATATCAAAATTATCAATACGGCTCACAGTCTTTATTTACAGGCTTTAAGCATAGGTGAAGAGCGATGA
- the fliE gene encoding flagellar hook-basal body complex protein FliE, translated as MKIEGLNQPHYLTENKQSIELTKAPEESFGGWVAEKISSANDQLNAADQALNQLASGHGENLHHTMILLEEAKLSFQYMEQIRNQLMSAYQELLREQI; from the coding sequence ATGAAAATAGAGGGTCTAAATCAACCACATTATTTAACTGAAAATAAACAATCCATAGAGCTAACTAAAGCACCAGAAGAGTCTTTTGGTGGTTGGGTGGCAGAAAAAATCAGCAGCGCTAACGATCAACTTAATGCCGCCGATCAAGCACTAAACCAATTAGCCAGTGGGCATGGAGAAAACTTACATCACACGATGATTCTCTTGGAAGAAGCAAAGCTATCTTTTCAATACATGGAACAAATCCGCAATCAATTAATGAGTGCCTATCAAGAATTATTAAGAGAGCAAATTTAA
- a CDS encoding flagellar basal body P-ring protein FlgI, producing the protein MKKLISILFFLGQMGCLHNGYAEVRIKSIARLSGLQENPLTGYGLVIGLAGSGDSRRNKDTTQAISNLLLSFGVNINPNDINSRNTATVIITTTLPSYAHQGDKIDINVASLGDAKSLLGGTLLVTPLKGPDNRVYALAQGPISIGGFKYDLYGNVIQKNHPTTGIIPGGAVVEKTIYNDVIDKTGDLHLILNHPDFTTADHIEAAINKQFGDNTALARSAQDIEIHPPIPARKHFIRFVSQLENVVVTPDNLPTVVVNERTGVVVAGADVKIDAVTISHGNLQIAIATEYNVSQPTLIQQMGRQVRTVVTPSTNINVKEAVAKTVKLHKDATVADLIAALTKVQTSTRDIIAILESLKRAGALHAELVIQ; encoded by the coding sequence ATGAAAAAACTAATAAGCATTCTTTTCTTTCTAGGGCAAATGGGTTGCCTACACAACGGCTATGCTGAAGTTCGCATAAAATCTATAGCCAGACTTTCCGGTCTACAAGAAAACCCTCTCACAGGATACGGTCTTGTTATTGGCTTAGCAGGTTCCGGAGATTCAAGACGCAACAAAGATACGACTCAGGCCATTTCCAATTTATTGTTGAGTTTTGGCGTCAATATTAATCCTAACGATATTAACAGCAGAAATACGGCAACGGTAATTATTACGACTACCCTTCCCTCTTATGCTCATCAGGGAGATAAAATTGATATTAACGTCGCCTCATTAGGCGATGCTAAAAGTTTATTGGGCGGAACCTTATTAGTAACTCCCCTTAAAGGCCCAGATAATAGAGTATACGCCCTAGCACAAGGCCCTATTTCCATAGGTGGATTTAAATATGATCTTTATGGAAATGTTATTCAAAAAAATCACCCTACTACAGGCATCATCCCCGGAGGGGCAGTTGTAGAAAAAACCATTTACAATGATGTAATTGATAAAACAGGTGATCTTCATCTGATTTTAAATCATCCTGATTTTACTACAGCAGATCATATTGAAGCCGCTATCAATAAACAATTTGGCGACAATACGGCCCTTGCTCGATCAGCTCAAGACATTGAAATTCATCCCCCTATTCCGGCAAGAAAGCACTTCATCCGCTTCGTTAGTCAACTCGAAAATGTAGTGGTCACGCCAGATAATTTACCCACTGTAGTAGTTAATGAACGAACTGGAGTGGTTGTCGCTGGAGCTGATGTAAAAATCGATGCAGTCACCATTTCACATGGTAATTTGCAAATTGCCATAGCTACAGAATACAACGTATCGCAACCTACGCTAATACAGCAAATGGGTAGGCAAGTACGTACTGTTGTGACGCCATCGACCAATATTAATGTCAAAGAAGCTGTGGCAAAAACAGTTAAATTACACAAAGATGCCACTGTAGCTGATTTGATAGCCGCTTTAACCAAAGTGCAGACATCCACACGTGACATCATTGCGATTTTAGAAAGTTTAAAGCGAGCAGGAGCATTGCATGCTGAATTGGTCATACAATAA
- a CDS encoding EscU/YscU/HrcU family type III secretion system export apparatus switch protein produces the protein MSEKTEKATPYKLQKAKEKGQVSKSIELTTCISLLVMLSMITALWPQQLKEIRNLLHQLLENIAHVQFSSDHICQLFQLIFTKLITLWLPFALAGGLAIILGTIIQTGMVWSTAPLIPDFKRLHMIQGFKKLFSLKSIFEALKSVSKLTLALLLLFLVFKHQLTNILQLALMHPQQTLLFMMHFLLKLIFQLLIILTILAFIDKFYTLNKFKKDNRMSKQEIKDEYKQKEGDPKIKSKIKQLQNQLRQKTASLKQVKTADVIITNPTHLAIALKYDRHVMPAPKVICKAQGEMVLQVKEIAKKHGIPIIEHKVFARLLHSSIELNQWITKDLFPMAASIFRALYANRNNR, from the coding sequence ATGAGTGAAAAAACAGAAAAAGCAACGCCCTACAAACTGCAAAAGGCGAAAGAAAAAGGACAGGTCAGTAAAAGCATTGAATTAACTACCTGTATTTCCTTGTTGGTTATGCTTTCTATGATTACCGCCCTATGGCCTCAGCAACTAAAAGAGATCCGCAATTTATTGCACCAGTTGCTAGAAAATATAGCTCATGTTCAATTTAGCTCTGACCATATTTGCCAATTATTCCAATTGATTTTCACTAAATTAATCACTTTATGGCTTCCTTTTGCCTTAGCTGGGGGATTAGCGATTATTCTAGGCACCATAATACAAACAGGTATGGTTTGGTCTACAGCACCGCTGATTCCCGATTTTAAACGTTTACATATGATACAAGGATTTAAAAAACTCTTCTCTCTCAAATCAATATTTGAAGCATTGAAAAGCGTTAGTAAATTAACACTGGCTTTATTGCTATTGTTTTTAGTTTTTAAACATCAATTAACCAATATCCTGCAACTGGCTTTAATGCATCCGCAACAAACCTTATTGTTTATGATGCATTTCCTATTAAAACTAATCTTTCAGCTTCTTATCATACTGACCATCTTAGCGTTTATAGATAAATTTTACACCCTAAATAAATTTAAGAAAGATAATCGCATGAGCAAACAAGAGATTAAAGATGAGTACAAACAGAAAGAAGGCGATCCCAAGATAAAAAGTAAAATCAAGCAATTACAAAATCAACTGCGTCAAAAAACAGCCTCATTAAAACAAGTTAAAACAGCAGATGTTATCATTACCAACCCGACTCATTTGGCTATTGCTTTAAAATATGATCGCCATGTGATGCCTGCCCCTAAAGTTATTTGTAAAGCTCAGGGTGAAATGGTTTTACAAGTAAAGGAAATTGCTAAAAAGCATGGCATTCCAATAATTGAACATAAAGTTTTTGCCCGCCTTCTTCACAGCTCAATAGAGCTGAATCAATGGATAACCAAAGACTTGTTTCCTATGGCAGCCAGTATTTTTAGAGCGCTTTATGCGAATAGGAACAACAGATGA
- a CDS encoding flagellar biosynthesis protein FlhA — protein sequence MSNRVNFFSDCSELVMIAFATGILFILFIPIPSSLLDLLLIINFSWALTILLLTFYTDKPLSFSTFPALLLISTLFRLALNISATRLILSDGNAGKVIQAMGNYVIHGNYVMGLVVFLILIIVQFIVVTNGSQRVAEVAARFTLDSMPGKQMSIDADLNMGSISQVEAKSRRAQIEKEANFYGAMDGANKFVKGDAIAGILIILVDIIGGFAIGLVQKGLSLSESIHTYTLLTVGDGLVTQIPALIISTATGIIVTRAATDAHLGSEVAKQISSYPKSLIMVCGGLVSLLFFKGIPAVPVLLILSLFLLITWFALRAKPKEEITEIEEDLYEKIRIYPIEININKELYHALQQYEDSLLHSIQQLREKLAFDLGFVLPEVKIKADKKLGYPLYHIAIQGTNEGNHQLHLDKNLVIYPIHNQPKNNHSTQPKLVSEKQGSGEIEQHTSVGGTENTLLTTQLSSTVAWQKRAITVRDPSYGLPAAWIEPEDKPQAVNEGLTVCDSLMVLTTHLGEVIQSHIAELLTREETERLLLQPGVKTLSEELIPALLPLSNVQRILQSLLREKVSIRHLTQIVEILLEHAKKIPDPIQLTEIVRAGLAMSICQKLLANQNSLHVLTLETSLEQKLNQNIANKEYFALEPNITERLITSLAHQVELMLGERKRPILLCSSLLRRHIKQLTQRVIPHLTVLAMNEIPVNIQVESFGVVK from the coding sequence ATGAGTAATAGAGTTAATTTTTTTAGTGACTGTAGTGAGCTGGTGATGATAGCTTTTGCTACGGGAATACTTTTTATCCTATTTATTCCTATTCCATCTTCACTTCTCGATTTATTACTCATCATTAATTTTAGTTGGGCATTAACTATTCTACTGTTAACATTTTATACTGATAAACCATTAAGCTTCTCAACCTTCCCTGCATTATTGCTCATATCGACTCTCTTTCGTTTAGCGCTTAATATTTCCGCAACTCGCCTTATTTTGTCTGATGGCAATGCGGGCAAAGTAATTCAAGCCATGGGAAACTATGTTATTCACGGCAATTATGTAATGGGATTGGTGGTTTTTTTAATTCTTATTATTGTGCAGTTCATAGTAGTAACCAACGGCTCTCAACGTGTTGCAGAAGTAGCGGCACGTTTTACTCTTGATAGTATGCCTGGAAAGCAAATGAGCATTGATGCTGATTTGAATATGGGCAGTATTTCTCAAGTGGAAGCCAAAAGCAGACGTGCACAAATTGAGAAAGAAGCGAATTTTTATGGGGCCATGGATGGAGCCAACAAATTCGTCAAAGGTGACGCAATTGCTGGTATTTTAATCATTCTGGTAGATATCATTGGTGGCTTTGCGATAGGACTAGTACAAAAAGGATTGAGCTTATCTGAATCCATCCATACATATACCTTGCTCACTGTTGGGGATGGATTGGTCACTCAAATTCCTGCATTGATTATTTCCACAGCAACGGGAATCATAGTCACCAGAGCAGCTACGGACGCACACTTAGGTAGTGAAGTGGCCAAGCAAATTAGCTCCTATCCTAAAAGTTTAATTATGGTTTGCGGTGGGCTTGTGAGCCTCCTGTTTTTTAAAGGCATCCCTGCTGTTCCAGTATTACTTATTTTAAGTCTATTTCTTCTTATTACCTGGTTTGCTCTAAGGGCTAAACCCAAAGAAGAAATTACAGAAATAGAAGAGGATTTATATGAAAAAATACGTATTTATCCCATAGAAATTAACATTAATAAGGAACTGTATCACGCATTACAACAGTACGAAGATTCTCTACTGCACTCCATCCAGCAGCTCAGAGAAAAGCTTGCCTTTGATTTAGGTTTTGTTTTACCCGAGGTGAAAATAAAAGCCGATAAAAAATTAGGTTATCCCTTATATCACATTGCCATCCAAGGCACTAATGAAGGAAACCATCAATTACACCTTGATAAAAATCTAGTGATTTATCCTATACACAACCAACCGAAAAATAACCATAGTACCCAGCCGAAACTAGTATCAGAGAAGCAAGGTTCGGGAGAAATAGAGCAACATACATCAGTAGGTGGGACGGAAAACACTCTATTGACAACACAATTGTCCTCAACTGTAGCATGGCAGAAAAGAGCTATAACAGTACGAGATCCTAGCTATGGTCTTCCTGCCGCCTGGATAGAACCAGAGGATAAACCTCAAGCCGTAAATGAAGGTTTAACAGTTTGCGATTCGCTTATGGTTTTAACCACTCATCTTGGTGAAGTAATACAATCGCATATAGCGGAATTACTCACTAGAGAAGAAACAGAGCGTTTATTATTACAGCCAGGGGTTAAAACTCTGAGTGAGGAGCTGATACCAGCACTTTTACCGTTAAGTAATGTCCAGCGTATCTTACAAAGCCTACTGAGGGAAAAGGTTTCTATCCGTCATTTAACACAGATAGTGGAAATTTTATTAGAGCATGCAAAAAAAATTCCAGATCCCATACAACTAACTGAAATAGTTAGGGCCGGTTTAGCCATGTCAATCTGTCAAAAGTTGCTGGCTAATCAAAATAGTTTACACGTGCTCACTCTTGAGACCTCATTAGAGCAAAAACTCAATCAAAATATAGCCAATAAAGAATATTTTGCTTTGGAACCCAATATAACAGAGCGCCTAATTACCTCTTTAGCGCATCAGGTCGAGTTAATGCTTGGTGAGCGAAAACGCCCTATTCTTCTGTGCTCTTCCTTACTAAGAAGGCATATAAAACAATTGACCCAGAGGGTAATTCCTCATCTCACCGTATTAGCGATGAATGAAATACCCGTAAATATTCAAGTGGAATCTTTTGGTGTAGTAAAATAA
- a CDS encoding flagellar hook-basal body protein has translation MMFDAVTATQLAMEVDQLKLQTISQNVANMNTLGFKKQLVELNGFDEYLQPQTSNVDQQLQRSQIRTQGTFNQTHNMSDIALSGEGYFQVQSEQGIFYTRRGDFQINSYGELTTATGETLLGKGGTIKIDDATFTVDTQGRLFIDHRQIDQLNIVKFNNPNQLHYVGNGLYQSDESPIPTDHNTRILQGFVEQSNVKSIDEMMDMIKTSRHFEASQRVMRTADNLLATAINQLGEGNV, from the coding sequence ATGATGTTTGATGCAGTAACAGCAACGCAATTAGCCATGGAAGTAGACCAACTAAAGTTACAAACAATAAGCCAAAATGTAGCCAATATGAATACTCTTGGCTTTAAAAAACAACTCGTAGAACTCAACGGATTCGATGAGTACCTGCAACCACAAACAAGTAATGTAGACCAACAACTACAAAGATCGCAAATTAGAACTCAAGGTACTTTTAATCAAACCCACAATATGAGCGATATTGCTTTATCTGGAGAGGGTTATTTTCAAGTACAAAGTGAACAAGGCATTTTTTATACACGACGCGGCGATTTTCAAATCAATAGCTATGGAGAATTAACCACCGCCACAGGAGAAACTCTTCTCGGCAAAGGCGGTACTATAAAAATCGATGATGCCACGTTTACTGTGGATACCCAAGGTCGCCTGTTCATCGATCATCGTCAAATTGATCAACTCAATATAGTGAAATTCAACAATCCCAATCAATTGCACTATGTGGGTAATGGACTTTATCAAAGCGATGAGTCACCTATCCCTACAGACCATAATACACGGATTTTGCAAGGATTTGTTGAGCAATCCAATGTTAAATCTATAGATGAAATGATGGATATGATAAAAACTTCACGCCATTTTGAAGCAAGTCAACGAGTAATGCGCACTGCTGATAATTTATTGGCAACAGCCATTAACCAACTAGGAGAGGGAAATGTCTGA
- the fliF gene encoding flagellar basal-body MS-ring/collar protein FliF has protein sequence MNYLQQALTWFNALSMQRKLTLSVAVVCIVLITTLLSWWTLSPTYAVLFNHLDEQDAHKILGQLEQDNISYQLRSGGSDILIDKNLIAKTRLKIMSSGMQFTGSVGFELFDKSDFGMTDFSQKINYQRALQGELERTISSLDEIRYARVHLIIPESHLFDKEENQPKAAITLHLKNSLTPKQVRSIQQLVSASVAHLSVNSVVVVDQNGNTLSPSEEEDSLAQFTTKKNIELYLNSKVAQMLHKIFPKNQVVVKIDATINYDELQRELIKPQSQGQISHEKEINHSVTGKTEKDKTNQDVTLEKSYELGSEKESFKRANGTIEHLSISVVLPRDTDKETIAQVERLVKNTVGFNAQRGDVISIEALITAKPQAPPPVVPLTAEKITHQFDKTVWSYFLILFLFISTMGVLVVKRIRHKRRQLLLIELTQWLTHNE, from the coding sequence GTGAATTACCTACAACAAGCCCTAACCTGGTTTAATGCCCTTTCTATGCAGCGCAAACTGACTCTATCAGTTGCTGTAGTGTGTATTGTTTTAATTACAACTTTACTTAGCTGGTGGACTTTATCTCCAACTTATGCGGTGTTGTTCAACCATTTAGATGAACAAGATGCCCATAAGATTTTAGGCCAACTGGAACAAGATAATATTAGCTATCAACTGCGTAGCGGGGGCAGTGATATTTTAATAGATAAAAACCTCATAGCTAAAACCCGTCTTAAAATTATGAGCAGCGGCATGCAATTCACTGGCAGTGTGGGATTTGAATTATTTGATAAAAGTGATTTTGGCATGACCGATTTCTCTCAAAAAATCAATTACCAGCGTGCCTTACAAGGAGAGTTGGAACGTACCATTTCCAGTCTTGATGAAATACGTTATGCCCGAGTACATTTAATCATTCCTGAAAGTCATCTTTTTGATAAGGAAGAAAACCAGCCGAAAGCAGCAATTACTTTGCATTTAAAAAATTCGTTAACCCCTAAACAGGTCAGAAGTATACAACAATTGGTTAGTGCCAGCGTTGCCCATTTAAGCGTTAACAGTGTGGTAGTGGTCGATCAAAATGGTAATACTCTTTCTCCCAGTGAAGAAGAGGACTCTTTAGCTCAGTTCACTACTAAGAAAAACATAGAACTGTATTTAAATAGTAAAGTGGCGCAAATGCTCCACAAAATCTTTCCTAAAAACCAAGTAGTCGTAAAAATAGATGCAACAATCAACTATGATGAGTTACAACGTGAATTGATTAAACCTCAAAGCCAAGGGCAAATTTCTCATGAAAAAGAAATAAATCACTCAGTTACAGGTAAAACAGAAAAAGATAAAACAAACCAAGATGTTACTCTGGAAAAATCGTATGAGCTAGGTAGTGAAAAGGAGTCATTTAAACGCGCCAATGGCACCATTGAACACTTGTCCATTAGCGTTGTTTTACCTCGAGATACCGATAAAGAAACCATAGCTCAGGTAGAACGATTGGTAAAAAATACCGTTGGATTTAATGCACAACGAGGCGATGTCATTAGTATAGAAGCCTTAATTACGGCAAAACCACAAGCCCCTCCCCCTGTTGTCCCCTTAACCGCAGAGAAGATCACTCATCAGTTTGACAAAACGGTATGGTCTTATTTTTTAATCCTCTTTCTTTTTATCAGCACGATGGGAGTTCTGGTAGTAAAAAGAATAAGACATAAAAGACGTCAGTTACTTCTAATTGAATTAACTCAATGGCTAACTCACAATGAATAA
- a CDS encoding flagellar basal body protein, whose product MNSDSTIELVSLALDAALMRQTAIANNIANANTTNYQTLEVNFEQQIQDLPLNLNQQELDSVHPHYQVSEHQSTIDEQMVLNVQNMTHYRALIKGLNQKLAIMKLALQGTNQ is encoded by the coding sequence ATGAACTCGGATTCAACTATAGAACTAGTTAGTTTAGCTTTAGATGCCGCATTAATGCGCCAAACTGCGATTGCTAACAATATTGCTAATGCCAATACCACTAATTACCAAACGCTGGAAGTAAACTTTGAGCAACAAATACAAGACCTCCCCCTTAACCTCAATCAACAGGAATTAGACTCGGTTCATCCTCATTATCAAGTGAGTGAGCATCAATCCACTATAGACGAACAAATGGTTTTAAATGTGCAAAACATGACGCATTACCGCGCCTTAATTAAAGGTCTGAATCAAAAACTGGCCATTATGAAATTAGCATTACAAGGAACGAATCAATAA
- a CDS encoding flagellar basal body L-ring protein FlgH has protein sequence MNKRSSIVFLLFLASCIHTVWATNLFDEEAYRPLIADHKAALPGDILTVIVLETSNAQTSADLASSKDIKTALEVGYNKDNHEVQFGLKGKGRAAAKTGRNGKIKAALTVRIKEVFPDNTYLVEGLQLITINGEQQRILLSGIVRPEDITTQNTILSTRLADAHITYTGRGSVSNSQDHNYIYKILSFVGLV, from the coding sequence ATGAACAAGAGGTCTAGTATTGTTTTTTTATTGTTTTTGGCCAGCTGTATTCACACGGTATGGGCAACTAATCTATTTGATGAAGAAGCTTATAGGCCGCTCATTGCTGATCATAAAGCCGCTCTACCGGGTGATATTCTAACCGTTATTGTTCTTGAAACATCCAATGCTCAAACCAGCGCGGATCTCGCATCCAGTAAAGATATAAAAACGGCTCTGGAAGTGGGGTACAATAAAGACAACCATGAGGTGCAATTTGGACTAAAAGGCAAAGGCCGTGCAGCAGCTAAAACAGGGCGTAATGGAAAAATTAAAGCGGCACTTACGGTACGAATTAAAGAAGTATTTCCTGATAATACTTATCTCGTTGAAGGGCTACAACTCATTACTATCAATGGGGAGCAACAAAGAATACTTTTAAGTGGTATCGTCAGACCAGAAGACATTACCACACAAAACACCATTCTCTCTACTCGCCTAGCAGATGCCCATATCACCTATACGGGCAGAGGCTCCGTATCTAACTCTCAGGATCATAACTACATCTATAAAATCCTGTCCTTTGTGGGGTTAGTATAA
- a CDS encoding FliH/SctL family protein, whose translation MTKILKNAVISSEVMYIANVNAVPPFNLNADLVPEPEQCSFLNIEEIEAIKNEAYQQGYDLGKEEGQAMVEQRMFHLRQQIEAALQAIPQAIEQNRLALNHEIADIVLHIVQQFFIENESNPQVVEQQINQLLKQLNNKQSIELYLHPKEIELLQNGEIQLHANHLTGFKIKANDNLALGGYVIKTEHGIFDGNIEKQIDRLKTLLLRLRHRGHHAPVD comes from the coding sequence ATGACTAAGATATTGAAAAATGCAGTAATCAGCTCAGAAGTTATGTATATAGCCAATGTCAATGCCGTTCCCCCATTCAATTTAAATGCAGATCTTGTGCCTGAACCAGAACAGTGCTCGTTTCTGAATATTGAAGAGATAGAGGCCATAAAAAATGAAGCATACCAACAGGGTTATGACTTAGGCAAGGAAGAAGGTCAGGCCATGGTCGAACAGAGAATGTTTCATTTAAGGCAACAAATTGAAGCCGCTTTGCAGGCAATACCTCAAGCCATAGAACAGAATCGTTTGGCGTTAAATCACGAAATAGCAGACATAGTACTGCATATAGTCCAACAATTTTTTATTGAAAACGAATCTAATCCTCAGGTGGTAGAACAGCAAATAAACCAATTACTAAAACAATTAAATAATAAACAATCAATAGAGCTTTATTTGCATCCCAAAGAAATTGAACTATTACAAAATGGAGAAATTCAACTCCATGCCAACCATTTAACTGGCTTCAAAATAAAAGCAAACGATAATTTAGCTTTGGGTGGTTACGTTATTAAAACCGAACATGGTATTTTCGATGGCAACATAGAAAAACAGATAGATCGGTTGAAAACATTGCTATTACGGTTAAGACACAGGGGCCATCATGCACCCGTGGATTAA
- a CDS encoding flagellar hook-basal body protein yields MSDALSIAASGLKVEEYYIDKIANDLANLNTPNYKASKLSFEDMIYQNINGENPLFNNQPSAKLGLGAAVHQSSKDFSIGPLKSTNNWNDVAINGTGFFQVIHTDGNIVYTRNSTLSIDADHYLTTQDGLRLADNIQIPDDFTKLTIQANGDVEVTVSDDPEPQLLGTIQLAKFINPETLNPIGSGLYTSTDESGEPITDIPGSSGLGSLAQNQIEGSNVDMVNSLMQLTMAQRVYQLNAKAVQIADELEKLTNEIRD; encoded by the coding sequence ATGTCTGATGCACTATCTATAGCAGCAAGCGGTCTTAAAGTGGAAGAGTATTACATTGATAAAATTGCTAATGACTTGGCTAATTTAAATACCCCTAATTACAAGGCCAGTAAATTATCTTTTGAAGATATGATCTACCAAAATATCAATGGAGAAAATCCACTGTTCAATAATCAACCGAGTGCTAAATTAGGCCTGGGAGCCGCGGTACACCAATCCAGTAAAGACTTTTCAATTGGCCCATTAAAATCTACCAATAACTGGAATGATGTGGCTATTAATGGAACTGGTTTTTTTCAAGTCATTCATACCGATGGTAATATTGTTTATACAAGAAACTCAACACTGAGCATTGATGCCGATCACTATCTGACAACCCAAGATGGTTTGCGATTAGCTGATAATATCCAGATTCCTGATGATTTCACCAAGTTAACCATTCAGGCTAACGGTGATGTAGAAGTGACTGTCAGTGATGATCCTGAGCCGCAATTACTGGGTACTATTCAATTAGCAAAATTCATAAATCCTGAAACATTAAATCCCATAGGTTCAGGACTTTACACGTCAACTGATGAGTCAGGTGAGCCCATTACCGATATTCCTGGTAGCAGCGGCCTAGGCTCTCTTGCGCAAAACCAAATAGAAGGCTCTAACGTCGATATGGTGAACTCGTTAATGCAACTGACCATGGCTCAACGTGTTTATCAATTAAATGCTAAAGCAGTGCAAATTGCAGATGAATTGGAAAAGTTGACTAATGAAATTCGTGATTAA